In the genome of Natronomonas salina, the window GACGGCGTGCTCACCATCGAGGGTACCCACGAGTCGGGTGACGAGAGCCGCTCGCACAGCCGGCACGTTCGCGAACGGGTCCGCGTCCCCGGTAACGTCGTCGTCGAGGACATCACCGCCGAGTACAACAACGGCGTCCTCGAGGTGCGACTCCCCGTCGAGGCCGACTCCGAGTCCGGATACCGCATCGACATCGACTGAGAGATCAGGGTGGCAGCCGGAATCAGTCCGACCCATCGGACCGCCCCTTCTCCCCCATCCCCACGACCGTCGAGCCGAGGACCGAAGTACACTCTATCGACGACTGATTCAACGGTTTCCCTTCTCCATCGTCGGAGCGTTGCGAATCCGCCGAGACCATACATAGCCGGGCTTTTACACGGTGTCGGCGGGTCTACCGGGTAACGCTCGAACCGGAATGGCCTGCATTAATATGTGTGGCAGGCTACCCAACTGACAGGTAGATATGTCTGGCAACACGGCAGCCTGGATGCAGGCGGAGGAGGA includes:
- a CDS encoding Hsp20/alpha crystallin family protein, yielding MNRTTPFDEMDRLFDQMRRSMLDGRPRADLGGANVRLETDDEAHVANADMPGFETDEIDLRFADGVLTIEGTHESGDESRSHSRHVRERVRVPGNVVVEDITAEYNNGVLEVRLPVEADSESGYRIDID